Proteins encoded within one genomic window of Vanrija pseudolonga chromosome 3, complete sequence:
- the crp-28 gene encoding 40S ribosomal protein S23, with product MGSNKPRGLQAARKLRTSRRENRWADKDYNKRALGKFYKTSPTGGSSHAKGIVLEKVGVEAKQPNSAIRKCVRVQLIKNGKKVTAFVPNDGCLNFTDENDEVLISGFGRRGKAKGDIPGVRFKVVKVSGVGLLALWKEKKEKPRS from the exons ATGGGTT CGAACAAGCCTCGTGGTCTCCAGGCCGCCCGTAAGCTCCGCACGTCGCGTCGCGAGAACCGTTGGGCCGACAAGGACTACAACAagcgcgccctcggcaagTTCTACAAGACCTCGCCCACCGGTGGTTCGTCGCACGCCAAGGGCATCGTCCTTGAGAAG GTCGGTGTTGAGGCCAAGCAGCCCAACTCGGCTATCCGCAAGTGTGTCCGTGTCCAGCTCATCAAGAACGGCAAGAAGGTCACCGCCTTCGTCCCCAACGACGGCTGCCTCAACTTCAccgacgagaacgacgaggTCCTCATCTCCGGTTTCGGTCGCCGTGGAAAGGCCAAGGGTGATATCCCCGGTGTCCGCTtcaaggtcgtcaaggtctcgggcgtcggcctcctcgctctctggaaggagaagaaggagaagcccCGTTCGTAA
- the sfc2 gene encoding Transcription factor IIIA has protein sequence MALETEMVTAGDAQPPTILAPKPLKPAAPAALRLISPPASPITAPSPASTKAKSPKVRTPKTPGTPSRPPSRTERRFPCPHPGCDKAYFKPSRLAEHELTHTGERPHKCDECGQTYLRASHLAAHLRTHKNEEDKPFVCDIGDCSCGKKFWTATHLKRHQEAHDLADVHECEVCHETFTKTHLLREHVAEVHAPSGSKPFACAHPGCGKSFAMRQQLRTHERTHDASRYTCSHPDHTESLPTFQTWTALQVHMRDAHPPACPHPECNGRTFKSAKHLRAHLKVHADQEADLATRPLDEIDTLPPVLADGLSRRQRSKRKRESLAAAPTDAVPADGTDDEHDQKDGEYVPPAEEPQPPRKLARVLGGEAGKEWWCSHQGCGATFKTRFARDEHASSTHAPSAKHKCPDCGRAYRRPASLKRHMLVCGQPATPKTPKEAVSEADLLTGAAGLPGGAMHRRWVCPYHAEVNGVYEDCDARFFRVYDVRRHLSAAHDVQLDDFGVRELLLADGQTGEDYVVVEYAE, from the exons ATGGCACTCGAGACAGAAATGGTCACGGCAGGAGACGCCCAGCCACCAACAATACTCGCTCCAAAACCATTAAagccagcagccccagctGCCCTTCGCCTCATctcgccgccagcctcgCCCATTACTGCCCCTTCACCAGCCAGcaccaaggccaagtcgcCCAAGGTCCGCACACCCAAGACGCCGGgcacgccctcgcgcccacCATCACGCACCGAGCGCCGCTTCCCGTGCCCCCACCCAGGATGCGACAAGGCGTACTTCAAGCCGTCCCGCCTGGCGGAGCACGAGCTCACACACACCGGCGAGCGGCCGCACAAGTGTGACGAGTGTGGACAGACGTACCTCCGAGCCTCGCACCTCGCGGCCCATCTCCGTACCCACAAgaacgaggaggacaagcccTTCGTGTGCGATATCGGCGACTGCTCGTGCGGCAAGAAGTTTTGGACGGCCACCCATCTCAAGCGGCACCAGGAGGcacacgacctcgccgacgtgcaCGAGTGTGAAGTTTGTCATGAGACCTTCACCAAGACCCACCTTCTCCGCGAGCATGTCGCAGAGGTGCACGCCCCGAGTGGGAGCAAGCCGTTCGCTTGCGCCCACCCCGGCTGCGGCAAGTCGTTCGCCATGAGGCAGCAACTCCGGACACACGAGCGGACGCAcgatg CGTCGCGCTATACCTGCTCTCATCCCGACCACACTGAGAGCCTGCCGACGTTTCAGACCTGGACTGCGCTGCAGGTCCACATGCGCGATGCGCACCCTCCCGCCTGCCCACACCCGGAGTGCAACGGCCGCACATTCAAGTCGGCCAAGCACCTGCGCGCACATCTCAAGGTCCACGCAGATCAGGAGGCGGATCTTGCCACGcgcccgctcgacgagatcgaTACGCTGCCacccgtgctcgccgacggtcTGTCCCGCCGGCAGAGGAGCAAGCGGAAGCGCGAGTCGCTTGCAGCTGCAccgaccgacgccgtgccggccgaTGGGACGGACGACGAACACGACCAGAAGGACGGCGAGTACGTCCCCCCTGCCGAGgagccccagcccccgcgcaagctcgcccgcgtgctcggcggcgaggcaggcaAGGAGTGGTGGTGCAGCCACCAGGGGTGCGGGGCGACCTTCAAGACGCGgttcgcgcgcgacgagcacgcgtcgagcacgcacgcgccgagcgcgaagcACAAGTGTCCCGACTGTGGACGGGCATATCGCCGCCCAGCGAGCCTGAAGCGGCACATGCTGGTGTGCGGGCAGCCCGCGACGCCCAAGACGCCAAAGGAGGCCGTGTCCGAAGCCGACCTGCTCACCGGCGCGGCTGGGCTCCCGGGCGGCGCGATGCACCGCCGCTGGGTGTGCCCGTACCACGCTGAAGTGAACGGTGTGTACGAGGACTGCGACGCGCGCTTCTTCCGCGTTTACGatgtccgccgccacctctcTGCCGCGCACGATGTGCAGCTGGATGACTTTGGCGTGCGCGAACTGCTGCTCGCGGACGGGCAGACGGGCGAGGACTATGTCGTTGTAGAGTATGCCGAGTAG
- the ywrD_0 gene encoding Glutathione hydrolase-like YwrD proenzyme: protein MPLDYSKLNPANDTHFAPFASRRSTVYSTKGMVATSQPLAAQAGLEILNKGGNAADAAVATAAALNVTEPTCTGIGGDLFCLFYDAKSKTVRGINASGRAPKALTLEYLRGQGVTGDTIPLDNLNSVTVPGAAAGWELTVKEFGSGKLTLAEVLKPAIRLAKDGVPSHEINSRQWAGGEKLVKKTSPNWREMMLPDGTPPKQSNIMKHPELARTFEAIAEHGAKGFYTGRIAEEIVKLIQSAGGVMTLEDLAEHTAEVVEPIKYDFKATADDPGLTLWECPPNGQGLTALLALGIIEAVERVHGVDVLTLEHNSTEYLHVLIEALRLAFADTQYYVTDPAFAYVPVKELLSKEYLDKRATLIDLTKSGNPKHGYPVSSSDTVYLTTADKEGNACSFIASNYAGFGTGAIPAGCGFTLQNRGSGFVLREGHPNNVAGGKRPYHTIIPAMVTHGDELVLSYGVMGGFMQPQGHVQVLLNLLRGYTPQSSLDAPRFCISAGLPDAGTANAAAAGDVNSEIWIEEGVAPEVIDALRALGHDIKLATGYTRRIAGKGQVILAVRDPSGANVWAGGSDLRGDGAAVGQI, encoded by the exons ATGCCGCTAGACTACTCCAAACTCAACCCGGCCAACGACACGCACTTTGCGCCGTTCGcgagccgccgctcgacggTCTACTCGACAAAGGGCATGGTCGCGACGTCGCAGCCGCTGG CCGCGCAGGCGGGCCTCGAGATCCTCAACAAGGGTGGAAATGCGG ccgacgctgccgtcgccacTGCTGCCGCCCTCAACGTCACTGAGCCGACGTGTACCGGCAtcggcgggg ACCTCTTTTGCTTGTTCTACGATGCTAAGAGCAAGACGGTGCGGGGTATTAATGCCTCGGGGCGCGCACCTAAGGCTCTGACCCTTGAGTATCTCCGTGGTCAGGGAGTGACAGGTGACACA ATCCCCCTCGACAACCTCAACTCGGTCACagtccccggcgccgccgccggctgggAGCTCACGGTCAAGGAGTTCGGCTCGGGCAagctcaccctcgccgaggtgctcaagcCAGCAATCCGTCTCGCGAAGGACGGCGTGCCGAGCCACGAGATCAACTCGCGACagtgggccggcggcgagaagctcgtcaAGAAGACGAGTCCTAACTGGCGGGA GATGATGCTTCCTGATGGA ACTCCGCCCAAGCAGTCCAACATCATGAAGCACCCCGAGCTTGCGCGGACGTTTGAGGCGATCGCGGAGCACGGCGCCAAGGGCTTCTACACGGGACGCATTGCCGAAG AGATCGTCAAGCTCATCCAGTCAGCCGGTGGCGTCATGACACTTGAGGACCTGGCAGAGCAcaccgccgaggtggtcgagccGATCAAGTACGACTTTAAGGCGACTGCAGACGACCCGGGACTTACACTGTGGGAG TGCCCACCAAACGGCCAGGGCCTgaccgccctcctcgccctcggcatcattgaggccgtcgagcgggtccacggcgtcgacgtcctcaccctcgagcACAACAGCACGGAGTACCTGCATGTTCTCATCGAGGCCTTACGTCTCGCATTCGCTGATA CTCAGTACTACGTTACTGATCCTGCTTTCGCCTATGTTCCTGTCAAGGAGCTCCTGAGCAAG GAATACCTCGACAAGCGTGCTACCTTGATCGACTTGACAAAGTCGGGCAACCCGAAGCACGGCTACCCCGTCAGCTCGTCCGACACCGTTTACTTGACAACGGCAGACAAGGAGGGAAACGCCTGCTCGTTCATTGCGTCGAACTACGCCG GCTTCGGCACTGGTGCCATTCCCGCCGGGTGCGGCTTCACGCTCCAGAACCGCGGCTCCGGCTTCGTCCTCCGTGAAGGCCACCCAAACAACGTCGCGGGTGGCAAGCGCCCCTACCACACCATCATCCCAGCGATGGTGACGCACGGCGATGAGCTAGTGCTCAGCTACGGCGTGATGGGCGGGTTCATGCAGCCGCAGGGACATGTGCAGGTGCTGTTGAACCTCCTGAGGGGGTACACGCCCCAGTCAtccctcgacgcgccgaggttCTGTATCTCTGCTGGCCTACCAGACGCCGGGACTGCGAACGCTGCCGCGGCAGGTGATGTCAACTCAGAGATCTGGatcgaggagggcgtcgcgCCTGAGGTCATTGACGCACTGCGAG ccCTCGGTCACGACATCAAGCTCGCCACTGGTTACACCCGCCGCATTGCAGGCAAGGGACAGGTCATCTTGGCTGTGCGGGATCCGTCTGGCGCCAACGTCTGGGCTGGTGGCTCGGAtctgcgcggcgacggtgcggcAGTTGGACAGATCTAG
- the CHO2 gene encoding Phosphatidylethanolamine N-methyltransferase — protein MATIQPPSTGGTDGDTTPVQQLNDPIAGLRNRKQPNAATTPTAAHTTKTTSSSDDSYKADDEDNADDADDKKAKDAPEVTWGKTPDGKVFRVPTTHSFVHTLLHTFTRSSLTRWTTFSLVAQPALFFLLAGYPTLRSALFLVYFAFWRAAYDFGFAWVLRKQSEQKWVVRSLKQWGWLDTNSTSGGAEGREWAKWWKRELEMKVGEGYTWESVPQEYNSWLIFRQLVDIVLLNDFVSYSLFAWANLNFPANQGVFTHILRWVFGWALIAFNLWVKMDAHRVVKDYAWYWGDAFWLMVMQHDLVFDGVYEIAPHPMYSVGYAGYYGLSIVVGSYTVLFVSLAAHAAQFAFLLWFENPHIERTYGGEKKPLAARIPLEVEVTAITAETADALAPEIATPAATDGETENEAELPELPEQEEERLIHAHVEDSFSVSTVPTGSSNLRRARGKSMSVHDLTQYFFRKPTVIFDRLDIFRASDFAIVVLVAYAVCSLVPALPAGFGLAAHFLHALAWRAFHSYGLGLLLRAQSKTRWLVRHYLNNYPYPVEGNFDADEDTGADKAVVKRATEEAFQNWQLGYNISLVMTYVSFIGLAWKTYHLPSDWTVSGTILRHVLGAVLIALHVWSAASIREVLGDFGWFYSDFFLFDQVPSRLAYTGIYRFLNNPERSLGGAAFLGLALISNSRLVFALALFSHLSHWWFLSFVEGPHMQRLYGDRLRKDGGLTKTVKVMAGKTLGRSLGRRKSIPNIKRYVDEVRDSIEKVEVKVTEVVEDFFENARPRLVELANDTKNLIQSSRERMTVTRVAKDISEYDTSRYSINLASSSSASSVPRYHVGQPIRVSWTAPSNHSRKDWIGIYRVGSVKSELVTNISSMGKWVPIFEEEYVGSEQTVLTPGEEISTGDAGTVTFRGNRLPWAPGQYELRYHHGGKHNVMSMISPIEIFVTKPSEQHSYRAVRDTVLNIVVLALNANPSLVPRSAKQLALNPNHKQTNKRASRALSGSSSRASGLGLLTESHPSAAASIREASAPVSVATSASGTAASTRPATPLSASASDEPMSPKRPFLCSSAAMTELAEALEHDAVPPGSPPQNQDPLLDDTLQDPDDFVVMDEEQAKRITKLVEWAFDVELNPDVVIADANVGALARRVLGARNLIDGSAASSTSNLVGEGS, from the exons ATGGCTACCATACAGCCGCCCTCAACCGGCGGCACAGACGGCGATACCACACCGGTGCAGCAGCTCAACGACCCCATCGCCGGGCTCAGGAACCGCAAGCAGCCcaacgccgccaccacccccacggCGGCGCACACGACCAAGactacgtcgtcgtccgacgaCTCTtacaaggccgacgacgaggacaatgCAGACGATGCAGACGATAAGAAGGCAAAGGATGCGCCAGAGGTGACGTGGGGCAAGACGCCCGACGGTAAAG TGTTCCGCGTGCCCACGACCCACTCATTCGTCCACACGCTCCTGCACACCTTCACCCGCTCGTCCCTGACGCGCTGGACGACCTTTTCGCTCGTGGCCCAGCCCGCCCTCTTCTTCCTGCTTGCCGGCTACCCGACGCTCAGGTCGGCCCTGTTCCTCGTCTACTTTGCCTTCTGGCGCGCGGCTTACGATTTCGGCTTTGCATGGGTCCTCCGCAAGCAGAGCGAGCAGAAGTGGGTCGTCCGCTCCCTCAAGCAGTGGGGCTGGCTCGACACCAACTCCACCTCGGGCGGCGCAGAGGGCCGCGAGTGGGCTAAATGGTggaagcgcgagctcgagatgAAGGTCGGTGAGGGGTACACCTGGGAGTCGGTCCCGCAAGAGTACAACTCGTGGCTCATTttccgccagctcgtcgataTCGTCCTCCTCAA TGACTTTGTCTCGTACTCGCTCTTTGCGTGGGCCAACCTCAACTTCCCGGCTAACCAGGGCGTCTTTACCCACATCCTTCGCTGGGTGTTTGGCTGGGCCCTCATCGCCTTCAACCTCTGGGTCAAGATGGACGCCCACCGCGTCGTCAAGGACTACGCTTGGTACTGGGGAGACGCCTTCTGGCTCATGGTCATGCAGCACGACCTCGTCTTCGACGGCGTCTACGAGATTGCCCCTCACCCGATGTACTCGGTCGGCTACGCCGGATACTACGGCCTCTcgatcgtcgtcggctcgtaCACTGTCCTGTTcgtctcgctcgctgcccacgccgcccagtTTGCCTTCCTTCTCTGGTTTGAGAACCCTCACATCGAGCGTACCTATGGTGGCGAGAAGAagcccctcgccgctcgtatcccgctcgaggtcgaggtgacTGCCATCACCGCCGAGACAGCCGATGCGCTCGCCCCTGAGAtcgccacgcccgcggctaccgacggcgagacggagaacgaggccgagcttcCCGAGCTGCctgagcaggaggaggaacGTCTCATCCACGCCCATGTCGAGGACAGCTTCAGCGTGTCGACTGTCCCGACCGGCTCATCCAACctccgtcgcgcgcgcggcaagaGCATGTCGGTCCACGACCTCACGCAGTACTTCTTCCGCAAGCCGACGGTGATCTTTGACCGCCTCGACATCTTCCGTGCCTCGGACTTTGCGatcgtcgtgctcgtcgcctaCGCCGTCTGCTCGCTTGTCCCGGCTCTCCCCGCTGGCTTCGGCCTTGCTGCCCACTTCCTCCACGCCctcgcctggcgcgcctTCCACTCGtacggcctcggccttctgctCCGCGCGCAGTCCAAGACCCGCTGGCTCGTCCGTCACTACCTCAACAACTACCCCTACCCCGTTGAGGGCAActttgacgccgacgaggacactggcgccgacaaggccgtcgtCAAGCGTGCCACCGAGGAGGCGTTCCAGAACTGGCAGCTCGGCTACAACATCTCGCTCGTCATGACCTACGTCTCGTTCATCGGTCTCGCTTGGAAGACGTACCACCTGCCCAGCGACTGGACTGTCAGCGGCACCATCCTCCGCCACGTCCTTGGTGCTGTCCTCATCGCTCTTCACGTTTGGTCGGCTGCCTCCATccgcgaggtcctcggcgactTTGGCTGGTTCTACTCCGACTTCTTCCTCTTTGACCAGGTTCCGTCGCGCCTCGCCTACACTGGCATCTACCGCTTCCTCAACAACCCCGAGCGCAGCCTCGGCGGtgccgccttcctcggcctcgccctcatcTCCAACTCGCGCCTCGTGTTTGCCCTCGCTCTCTTCTCGCACCTCAGCCACTGGTGGTTCCTCTCGTTCGTTGAGGGCCCTCACATGCAGCGCCTCTACGGCGACCGCCTCCGTAAGGACGGTGGTCTTACCAAGACTGTCAAGGTGATGGCTGGCAAGACCCTTGGCCGTAGCCTTGGCCGCAGGAAGAGCATCCCCAACATCAAGCGCTACGTCGACGAAGTCCGCGACTCTatcgagaaggtcgaggtcaaggtgACCGAGGTTGTCGAAGACTTCTTCGAGAACGCCCGCCCTCGTCTCGTTGAGCTCGCCAACGACACCAAGAACCTCATCCAGtcgtcgcgcgagcgcaTGACCGTCACCCGCGTGGCCAAGGACATCTCCGAGTACGACACGTCGCGCTACTCGATCAACCTGgcttcatcgtcgtcggcttcgtcTGTTCCCCGCTACCATGTCGGCCAGCCCATCCGCGTTTCGTGGACCGCACCGTCCAACCACTCGCGCAAGGACTGGATCGGCATCTACCGTGTCGGCTCGGTCAAGTCGGAGCTCGTCACCAACATCTCGTCGATGGGCAAGTGGGTTCCAATCTTTGAGGAGGAGTATGTCGGCTCGGAGCAGACTGTCCTCACCCCCGGCGAGGAGATCTCCACGGGAGATGCTGGCACCGTCACGTTCCGCGGCAACCGCCTCCCCTGGGCTCCGGGACAGTACGAGCTGCGTTACCACCACGGCGGCAAGCACAATGTCATGTCGATGATCTCGCCGATCGAGATCTTTG TGACCAAGCCGTCAGAGCAGCACTCGTACCGTGCCGTCCGCGACACTGTGCTCAACAttgtcgtgctcgcgctcaatgCTAACCCGTCGCTTGTTCCCCGTTCGGCgaagcagctcgcgctcaacccGAACCACAAGCAGACCAACAAGCGCGCCAGCCGTGCTCTCTCGGGGAGCTCGTCACGCGCTTCGGGCCTCGGTCTTCTGACCGAGTCCCACCCCTCGGCTGCGGCCTCCATCCGCGAGGCCTCGGCCCCCGTGTCCGTCGCCACGTCTGCGTCGGGCACCGCGGCGTCCACGCGCCCCGCGACCccgctctcggcgtcggcctcagATGAGCCCATGTCGCCGAAGCGCCCCTTCCTCTGCTCGTCAGCCGCTATGACCGAGCTGGCTGAAGCGCTCGAACACGACGCGGTGCCACCCGGCTCACCGCCGCAGAACCAAGACCCGCTCTTGGACGATACGCTGCAGGATCCGGACGATTTCGTCGTCATGGACGAAGAGCAAGCCAAGCGCAtcaccaagctcgtcgagtgGGCGTTTGATGTCGAGCTCAACCCGGATGTGGTTATAGCGGACGCAAACGTCGGCGCGTTGGCGAGGCGCGTGTTAGGCGCGAGAAACCTCATCGatgggagcgcggcgtcgtcgacgtcgaatctcgtcggcgaggggtCGTAG